In a single window of the Pseudomonas entomophila genome:
- the gmk gene encoding guanylate kinase, with protein sequence MNHSSGTLYIVSAPSGAGKTSLVTALIRDDQHVRVSVSHTTRTMRPGEEHGVNYHFVIHEEFKALIAKGDFLEHAEVFGNFYGTSRSALQETLDQGYDLILEIDWQGAQQVRKLMPEALSVFILPPSQEALRQRLDGRGQDSEEIIAGRMKEAVSEMVHYDEYDYVIINDDFGVALEELKAVFKANRLLLKKQQQRHGALLEQLVG encoded by the coding sequence ATGAACCACAGCAGCGGCACCCTCTATATCGTTTCGGCCCCATCCGGCGCCGGCAAGACCAGCCTGGTCACGGCGCTGATCAGGGACGACCAGCACGTCCGCGTTTCGGTCTCGCACACCACCCGCACCATGCGCCCAGGCGAAGAGCACGGCGTGAACTATCACTTCGTCATCCATGAAGAGTTCAAGGCGTTGATCGCCAAGGGCGACTTCCTGGAGCACGCCGAGGTATTCGGCAACTTCTACGGCACTTCGCGCAGCGCCCTGCAGGAAACCCTCGACCAGGGCTACGACCTGATCCTGGAGATCGACTGGCAAGGCGCCCAGCAGGTGCGCAAGCTCATGCCTGAGGCGCTCTCGGTGTTCATCCTGCCGCCGAGCCAGGAGGCCCTGCGCCAGCGTCTTGATGGCCGCGGCCAGGACAGCGAGGAGATCATCGCCGGGCGCATGAAGGAAGCGGTCAGCGAGATGGTGCACTACGACGAGTATGACTACGTCATCATCAACGATGACTTCGGTGTGGCGCTGGAGGAGTTGAAGGCGGTGTTCAAGGCAAATCGCCTGCTGCTGAAGAAACAGCAACAGCGCCATGGGGCGCTGCTGGAACAGCTGGTCGGCTGA
- a CDS encoding APC family permease — MNEYTEAGRPPDAADSGNTQRGKGLAKGRLGLLASVVLGISTIAPVYTLTGALGPTVREVGAHLPAVFIVGFLPMLLVALGYRELNSAEPDSGTSFTWSARAFGPMIGWIGGWGLVVATTIVLSNLAGVAVDFFYLFIAQITGNQELAALADNLLINVVTCCVFIALAVWICCRGMATTMTVQYGLVALQLLVLIGFAFAAFSETTAPPPLAFDLAWFNPFGVESFSAFAAGLSLSIFIFWGWDVCLTVSEESVGSEEVPGKAATWTVLLILGLYLLTAIATLQFAGISEDGLGLNNPRIQENVFAHLAGPVMGPLAILMSIAVLASTAASLQSTFVSPARTLLAMGYYGAVPQRFAKVCPRSQTPRYATICAGVAAGLFYVTMRTLSENVLADTITALGMMICFYYSLTAFACVWYFRHSLFDSLRHFFMRGACPLVGGVILSVIFVRTAIDSASPDFGSGSHVGGLGLVFVIAAIISALGIVLMMLSRLRAPAYFLGATLRQQATLQLQE, encoded by the coding sequence ATGAATGAATACACAGAAGCCGGCCGCCCACCCGACGCGGCCGACTCGGGCAACACCCAGCGCGGCAAGGGCCTGGCCAAAGGCCGCCTCGGCCTGCTGGCCAGCGTGGTGCTGGGCATTTCCACCATCGCCCCGGTCTATACCCTGACCGGCGCGCTCGGCCCGACCGTGCGCGAGGTCGGCGCGCACCTGCCGGCGGTGTTCATCGTCGGCTTCCTGCCGATGCTACTGGTTGCCCTCGGCTACCGTGAGCTCAACTCGGCAGAGCCTGACAGCGGCACGTCCTTTACCTGGTCGGCCCGTGCCTTCGGCCCGATGATCGGCTGGATCGGCGGCTGGGGGTTGGTGGTCGCCACCACCATCGTGCTGTCCAACCTCGCAGGAGTGGCGGTCGATTTCTTCTATCTGTTCATCGCCCAGATCACCGGCAACCAGGAGCTGGCAGCCCTGGCGGACAACTTATTGATCAACGTCGTCACGTGTTGCGTGTTCATCGCCCTGGCGGTGTGGATCTGTTGTCGTGGCATGGCCACCACCATGACCGTGCAGTACGGGCTGGTAGCCTTGCAGTTGCTGGTGTTGATCGGTTTCGCTTTTGCCGCCTTCAGCGAGACCACGGCGCCGCCGCCGCTGGCATTCGATCTTGCCTGGTTCAACCCGTTCGGCGTCGAGTCGTTCTCGGCGTTCGCCGCTGGCCTGTCGCTGTCGATCTTCATCTTCTGGGGTTGGGACGTATGCCTGACCGTCAGCGAAGAGTCGGTTGGCAGTGAAGAGGTACCGGGCAAGGCCGCCACCTGGACGGTGTTGCTGATTCTAGGCCTGTACCTGCTGACCGCCATTGCCACCCTGCAGTTCGCCGGGATCAGCGAAGATGGCCTGGGCCTGAACAACCCGCGCATCCAGGAGAACGTCTTCGCCCACTTGGCCGGGCCGGTCATGGGGCCGCTGGCGATCCTGATGTCGATCGCGGTGCTGGCCAGTACTGCGGCGTCGCTGCAATCGACCTTCGTCTCGCCTGCGCGCACCTTGCTGGCCATGGGTTACTACGGCGCCGTGCCGCAGCGCTTTGCCAAGGTCTGCCCGCGTTCGCAGACCCCGCGCTACGCGACCATCTGCGCCGGGGTCGCCGCTGGCCTGTTCTACGTGACCATGCGCACCCTGAGCGAGAACGTGCTGGCCGACACCATCACCGCCCTGGGCATGATGATCTGCTTCTACTACTCACTGACCGCGTTCGCCTGCGTGTGGTACTTCCGCCACAGCCTGTTCGACAGCCTGCGCCACTTCTTCATGCGCGGCGCGTGCCCGCTGGTGGGCGGGGTGATCCTGTCGGTGATCTTCGTGCGCACGGCGATCGACAGCGCCTCGCCGGATTTCGGCAGCGGCTCGCATGTGGGGGGACTGGGGTTGGTGTTCGTGATCGCGGCGATCATCTCGGCGCTGGGGATCGTGCTGATGATGCTCTCGCGCCTGCGGGCGCCGGCGTATTTCCTGGGGGCTACCCTGCGTCAGCAGGCGACCCTTCAGTTACAGGAATGA
- a CDS encoding gamma-glutamyl-gamma-aminobutyrate hydrolase family protein, protein MSAIAVPLIGVSACRQQVGKNSSHTVGDKYVEAAGFAGLPLILPARDGGSDTQALLARLDGILFTGSPSNVEPHHYNGAPSAEGTRHDLARDRLTLPLLQAAIAAGVPVFCVCRGFQELNVALGGSLHQRVQELPGYLDHREPEDAPLEVQYGPRHPVGIELGGMFERLGLAARFEVNSLHSQGIDRLASGLRVEARAPDGLIEAVSMPDAPGFVLGVQWHPEWRFAENPVSLRLFEAFREACIAHAAREGVRPKTV, encoded by the coding sequence ATGAGCGCAATTGCGGTCCCCTTGATCGGTGTCAGCGCCTGCCGCCAGCAGGTGGGGAAGAACTCGTCGCACACGGTGGGCGACAAGTATGTCGAGGCCGCAGGCTTTGCCGGGCTGCCGCTGATCCTGCCAGCGCGTGACGGCGGCAGCGACACGCAGGCGCTGCTGGCGCGGCTCGACGGCATTCTTTTTACCGGTTCACCTTCAAATGTCGAGCCGCATCATTACAATGGCGCGCCCAGCGCGGAAGGTACCCGGCACGATCTTGCCCGTGACCGTCTGACCTTGCCGCTGCTGCAGGCGGCGATTGCCGCTGGCGTGCCGGTGTTCTGCGTCTGTCGTGGCTTCCAGGAACTGAATGTGGCCCTGGGTGGCAGCCTGCACCAGCGCGTGCAGGAACTGCCCGGTTACCTGGACCACCGCGAACCTGAGGATGCACCCCTGGAGGTGCAGTACGGCCCTCGTCATCCTGTCGGCATCGAGCTGGGCGGGATGTTCGAGCGCCTGGGCCTGGCTGCGCGGTTCGAGGTCAACTCGCTGCACAGCCAGGGCATCGATCGCCTGGCCTCGGGCCTGCGCGTCGAGGCACGGGCCCCGGATGGCCTGATCGAAGCGGTGTCGATGCCTGATGCGCCGGGCTTTGTACTCGGTGTGCAGTGGCACCCTGAATGGCGTTTCGCCGAAAACCCGGTTTCGCTGCGCCTGTTCGAGGCGTTCCGCGAAGCCTGCATTGCCCATGCTGCACGGGAAGGTGTGCGTCCGAAAACAGTGTGA
- a CDS encoding glutamine synthetase family protein, with protein MTSVSPCASSSREMNEFLDAHPDTQYVDLLISDMNGVVRGKRIERASLHKVYEKGINLPASLFALDINGSTVESTGLGLDIGDADRICYPIAGTLSDEPWQKRPTAQLLMTMHELDGAPFFADPREVLRQVVSKFDDLGLDICAAFELEFYLIDQDNLNGRPQPPRSPISGKRPQSTQVYLIDDLDEYADCLQDMLEAAKEQGLPADAIVKESAPAQFEVNLHHVADPLKACDYAILLKRLIKNVAYDHEMDTTFMAKPYPGQAGNGLHVHISLLDKKTGKNIFAQEDPLQSDTLRHAIGGVLETMPASMAFLCPNINSYRRFGAQFYVPNAPSWGLDNRTVAVRVPTDSSENVRIEHRVAGADANPYLMLAAILAGIHHGLTNQVEPDAPIEGNSYEQLEQSLPNNLRDALRALDDSEVLNQYISPDYIDIFVACKESELAEFEVSISDLEYNWYLHTV; from the coding sequence ATGACGTCGGTCTCCCCGTGCGCCAGTTCTTCCCGCGAGATGAATGAATTCCTGGATGCCCATCCGGATACCCAGTACGTCGACCTGCTGATCTCCGACATGAACGGCGTGGTGCGCGGCAAGCGTATCGAGCGCGCCAGCCTGCACAAGGTCTATGAGAAAGGCATCAACCTGCCGGCTTCGCTGTTCGCCCTGGATATCAATGGCTCGACCGTCGAGAGCACCGGCCTGGGCCTGGACATCGGCGACGCCGACCGTATCTGCTACCCGATCGCCGGTACGCTGTCGGACGAACCATGGCAGAAGCGCCCGACCGCACAGTTGCTGATGACCATGCACGAACTGGACGGCGCACCGTTCTTCGCCGACCCGCGGGAAGTGCTGCGCCAGGTGGTGAGCAAGTTCGACGACCTGGGCCTGGATATCTGCGCCGCGTTCGAGCTGGAGTTCTATCTGATCGACCAGGACAACCTCAACGGCCGCCCGCAGCCGCCGCGCTCGCCGATCTCGGGCAAACGCCCGCAGTCCACTCAGGTGTACCTGATCGATGACCTCGACGAATACGCCGACTGCCTGCAGGACATGCTCGAGGCTGCCAAGGAGCAAGGCCTGCCTGCCGACGCCATCGTCAAGGAGAGCGCGCCGGCGCAGTTCGAAGTGAACCTGCACCACGTCGCCGACCCGCTGAAGGCTTGCGATTACGCGATCCTGCTCAAGCGCCTGATCAAGAACGTCGCCTACGACCATGAGATGGACACCACGTTCATGGCCAAGCCCTACCCGGGCCAGGCCGGCAACGGCCTGCACGTGCACATCTCGCTGCTGGACAAGAAGACCGGCAAGAACATCTTCGCCCAAGAAGACCCGCTGCAGAGCGACACCCTGCGCCACGCCATCGGTGGCGTGCTGGAGACCATGCCGGCATCGATGGCTTTCCTCTGCCCGAACATCAATTCCTACCGCCGCTTCGGTGCCCAGTTCTACGTGCCCAATGCTCCAAGCTGGGGCCTGGACAACCGTACCGTGGCGGTCCGCGTACCGACTGATAGCAGCGAAAACGTGCGTATCGAGCACCGCGTGGCCGGCGCCGACGCCAACCCGTACCTGATGCTCGCGGCGATCCTCGCCGGCATCCACCACGGGCTGACCAACCAGGTTGAGCCGGATGCGCCGATCGAAGGCAACTCGTACGAGCAACTGGAACAAAGCCTGCCGAACAACTTGCGCGACGCCCTGCGTGCGCTGGACGACAGCGAAGTGCTCAACCAATACATCAGCCCGGACTACATCGATATCTTCGTGGCTTGCAAGGAGAGCGAGCTGGCCGAGTTCGAAGTGTCGATCTCCGACCTCGAGTACAACTGGTACCTGCACACGGTGTAA
- a CDS encoding LysR family transcriptional regulator gives MQYQINHADLSLVLALERGRSLAKAAELLKVDVSTVFRSIRRLESALGTALFVKSRKGYLPTDTAQALAEQAERAEQALDAARIALTSGEQVVSGTVRVTCTEAVLHSLLLPALADFMPNYPALSLEMGTSNTFANLSRRDADIALRLTNTPPEHLVGRCLGSTSYVICGRPELRERLQASATGVPWIAPDDSMQDHATVVWRNQHHPGLIPRYQCSGMSTIAQLVTTGLGVAALPDYMVHDLPGVEALSGPLPGCDTQLWLLTRPDCRALRSVQTLFEELTPRLRDAMLR, from the coding sequence ATGCAATATCAGATCAACCACGCCGACCTCTCCCTGGTCCTGGCACTGGAGCGCGGCCGCTCGCTGGCAAAGGCCGCCGAACTGCTCAAGGTGGACGTTTCCACGGTATTCCGCTCGATCCGGCGGCTGGAGTCGGCGCTGGGCACCGCCTTGTTCGTCAAGAGTCGCAAGGGCTACCTGCCCACCGACACCGCCCAGGCCCTCGCCGAGCAGGCCGAGCGCGCCGAACAGGCGCTGGATGCGGCGCGCATCGCGCTGACCAGCGGCGAGCAAGTGGTCAGCGGCACGGTCCGCGTGACCTGCACCGAAGCGGTCCTGCACAGCCTGCTGCTGCCGGCGCTGGCCGACTTCATGCCCAACTACCCCGCGCTGTCGCTGGAGATGGGCACATCCAACACGTTCGCCAACCTCAGCCGGCGCGATGCCGACATCGCCCTGCGCCTGACCAACACCCCACCGGAGCACCTGGTCGGCCGCTGCCTGGGCTCGACGTCCTACGTGATCTGTGGCCGCCCGGAGCTGCGCGAACGGCTCCAGGCGTCCGCCACCGGTGTGCCGTGGATCGCCCCCGACGACTCCATGCAGGACCATGCCACCGTGGTCTGGCGCAACCAACACCACCCTGGGCTGATCCCGCGCTACCAGTGCAGTGGCATGTCGACCATCGCCCAACTGGTGACGACTGGCCTGGGCGTGGCGGCGCTGCCCGACTACATGGTTCATGACCTGCCCGGTGTGGAGGCGCTGAGCGGCCCGCTGCCTGGCTGCGACACGCAGTTGTGGTTGCTGACCCGCCCGGATTGCCGTGCTTTGCGCTCTGTGCAGACGTTGTTCGAGGAGCTGACTCCGCGCCTGCGCGACGCAATGTTGCGTTAA
- the rpoZ gene encoding DNA-directed RNA polymerase subunit omega, whose translation MARVTVEDCLEHVDNRFELVMLSTKRARQLATGGKEPRVAWENDKPTVVALREIAEGIVTPEFIAAEEIVTEDPVFAAFEDENNEAV comes from the coding sequence ATGGCCCGCGTAACTGTTGAAGACTGCCTGGAACACGTGGATAACCGCTTCGAGCTGGTCATGCTCTCGACCAAGCGCGCCCGCCAGCTCGCGACCGGCGGCAAAGAGCCACGCGTTGCGTGGGAAAACGACAAGCCAACCGTCGTCGCCCTGCGTGAAATCGCCGAAGGCATCGTCACCCCAGAGTTCATCGCCGCCGAAGAGATCGTCACCGAGGATCCGGTATTCGCCGCGTTCGAGGACGAGAACAACGAGGCCGTCTGA
- the spoT gene encoding bifunctional GTP diphosphokinase/guanosine-3',5'-bis pyrophosphate 3'-pyrophosphohydrolase, which yields MPGIEALAERLSTYLGPEQVNLVRRAYFYAEQAHDGQRRRSGEPYVTHPLAVASILADMHMDHQSLMAAMLHDVIEDTGIAKEALSQQFGETVAELVDGVSKLTQMNFETKAEAQAENFQKMAMAMARDIRVILVKLADRLHNMRTLEVLSGEKRRRIAKETLEIYAPIANRLGMHTVRVEFEDLGFKAMHPMRSSLIHRAVKSARGNRKEIVAKIETSLANCLAADGIEGEVSGRQKHLYGIYKKMRGKRRAFTEIMDVYAFRIIVDKVDTCYRVLGAVHNLYKPLPGRFKDYIAIPKANGYQSLHTTLFGMHGVPIEIQIRTREMEEMANNGIAAHWLYKSNEEEQPKGSHARARQWVKGILELQQRAGNSLEFIESVKIDLFPDEVYVFTPKGRIMELPKGSTAVDFAYAVHTDVGNSCIACRINRRLAPLSEPLQSGSTVEIVSAPGARPNPAWLNFVVTGKARTHIRHALKQQRRSESISLGERLLNKVLTGFDSSLEQIPQERIQGILTEYRLELVEDLLEDIGLGNRMAYVVARRLLSAEGEQLPTPEGPLAIRGTEGLVLSYAKCCTPIPGDPIVGHLSAGKGMVVHLEDCRNISEVRHNPEKCLQLSWAKDVTGEFNVELRVELEHQRGLIALLASSVNAADGNIEKISMDERDGRISVVQLVVSVRDRVHLARVIKKLRTLTGVVRITRMRA from the coding sequence ATGCCGGGTATAGAAGCCCTCGCCGAACGGCTGTCGACGTATCTGGGCCCCGAACAGGTCAACCTGGTCCGGCGCGCCTACTTCTACGCCGAACAGGCCCACGATGGCCAACGCCGCCGCAGCGGCGAGCCCTACGTGACCCACCCACTGGCGGTCGCCAGCATCCTCGCCGACATGCACATGGACCATCAGAGCCTGATGGCGGCCATGCTGCACGACGTGATCGAAGACACCGGCATCGCCAAGGAAGCCTTGAGCCAGCAGTTCGGCGAGACTGTCGCCGAACTGGTCGACGGGGTCAGCAAGCTGACCCAGATGAACTTCGAAACGAAAGCCGAGGCGCAAGCCGAAAACTTCCAGAAGATGGCCATGGCCATGGCCCGCGACATCCGCGTGATCCTGGTCAAGTTGGCCGACCGCCTGCACAACATGCGCACCCTGGAAGTGCTGTCCGGCGAAAAACGCCGGCGCATCGCCAAGGAAACCCTTGAGATCTACGCCCCCATCGCCAATCGCCTGGGCATGCACACCGTGCGCGTGGAGTTCGAGGACCTGGGTTTCAAGGCCATGCACCCAATGCGCTCGTCGCTGATCCACCGGGCGGTCAAGAGCGCGCGCGGCAACCGCAAGGAAATCGTCGCCAAGATCGAAACCTCGCTGGCCAATTGCCTGGCCGCCGACGGTATCGAGGGCGAGGTCAGCGGCAGGCAGAAACACCTCTATGGCATCTACAAGAAGATGCGCGGCAAACGCCGCGCCTTCACCGAGATCATGGACGTGTACGCCTTCCGCATCATTGTCGACAAGGTCGACACCTGCTACCGCGTGCTGGGTGCCGTGCACAACCTGTACAAGCCCCTGCCCGGCCGGTTCAAGGACTACATCGCGATCCCCAAGGCCAACGGCTACCAGTCGCTGCACACCACGCTGTTCGGCATGCACGGCGTGCCCATCGAGATCCAGATCCGCACCCGTGAAATGGAAGAGATGGCCAACAACGGCATCGCCGCGCACTGGCTGTACAAGTCGAACGAGGAAGAACAACCCAAGGGTAGCCATGCCCGCGCCCGTCAGTGGGTCAAGGGCATCCTCGAGCTGCAGCAACGCGCCGGCAACTCGCTGGAATTCATCGAGAGCGTGAAGATCGACCTGTTCCCGGACGAGGTCTATGTCTTCACCCCCAAAGGCCGGATCATGGAGCTGCCCAAAGGCTCCACCGCCGTCGACTTCGCCTACGCGGTGCACACCGACGTCGGCAACAGCTGCATCGCCTGCCGCATCAACCGTCGTCTGGCGCCGCTGTCCGAGCCGCTGCAGAGCGGCTCGACCGTCGAGATCGTCAGCGCTCCGGGCGCACGCCCCAACCCGGCCTGGCTCAACTTCGTGGTCACCGGCAAGGCGCGCACGCACATCCGCCACGCCCTCAAGCAACAGCGCCGCTCCGAGTCGATCAGCCTCGGCGAGCGCCTGCTGAACAAGGTGCTGACCGGCTTCGACAGCAGCCTGGAGCAGATCCCCCAGGAACGCATCCAGGGCATCCTCACCGAGTATCGCCTGGAACTGGTCGAAGACCTGCTCGAGGACATCGGCCTGGGCAACCGCATGGCTTATGTCGTCGCCCGTCGCCTGCTGTCCGCCGAAGGCGAGCAGCTACCAACACCTGAAGGCCCGTTGGCGATCCGTGGCACCGAGGGCCTGGTGCTCAGCTACGCCAAATGCTGCACCCCGATCCCGGGCGACCCGATCGTCGGCCACCTGTCGGCGGGCAAGGGCATGGTCGTGCACCTGGAAGACTGCCGCAACATCAGTGAAGTCCGCCACAACCCGGAAAAGTGCCTGCAACTCTCCTGGGCCAAGGACGTCACCGGCGAATTCAACGTCGAATTGCGCGTCGAGCTGGAGCACCAGCGCGGCCTGATCGCCCTGCTGGCCAGCAGCGTCAACGCCGCCGACGGCAACATCGAGAAAATCAGCATGGACGAACGCGACGGCCGTATCAGCGTGGTCCAACTGGTGGTCAGCGTGCGCGACCGCGTGCACCTGGCTCGCGTGATCAAGAAGCTGCGCACCTTGACCGGCGTGGTCCGCATCACCCGGATGCGTGCGTAG
- a CDS encoding RidA family protein yields MSKTVINSDKAPAAIGTYSQAIKAGNTVYMSGQIPLDPKTMELVEGFEAQTVQVFENLKSVAEAAGGSFKDIVKLNIFLTDLSHFAKVNEIMGRYFEQPYPARAAIGVAALPKGAQVEMDAILVLE; encoded by the coding sequence ATGAGCAAGACTGTCATCAACAGCGACAAGGCCCCTGCCGCCATCGGCACCTACTCGCAGGCGATCAAGGCCGGCAACACTGTGTACATGTCGGGGCAGATCCCGCTGGACCCGAAAACCATGGAGCTGGTCGAAGGCTTCGAAGCCCAGACCGTGCAGGTGTTCGAGAACCTGAAGTCGGTTGCAGAGGCCGCTGGCGGTTCGTTCAAGGACATCGTCAAGCTGAACATCTTCCTCACCGACCTGAGCCACTTCGCCAAGGTCAACGAGATCATGGGCCGCTACTTCGAGCAGCCCTACCCGGCCCGCGCCGCCATCGGCGTGGCAGCCCTGCCCAAGGGCGCCCAGGTCGAGATGGACGCCATCCTGGTCCTCGAGTGA